In the Candidatus Cloacimonas sp. genome, AAGCTCATAATGATAATCAGGATTATGATGAGATATTTCATTCTTCCTTCCTTAAATAGTTCTACTAATAATTTAAACGAATTTTGTGCTTATTGCCAGCCATAATTTTGCGAAATTCAGTTTCCTGCTCTACAGGCAGAGAGAGAGTAAAACTTATTTCTTCCGACCAAGTTACCTGCTCAATTTCTCCTCCGATTGCCTGAAAGGAATGTTTCAGGTTTTCAAAAGAGGCATAATCACAAATCAGGGAATACGAAATAAGTTGCTTTGCCTCTATCAAATAGCTTTGTGATATTGCCTGTTCCACAGCATCAGAATAGGCAGTAATTAATCCCTTAACCCCCAATTTTACACCTCCAAAATAACGGGATACAATAGCCAGAACATTTGTCAGGTCATTACGCAACAGGGTATTTAAGATTGGCTTTCCAGCTGTCCCGGATGGTTCTCCGGCATCGGAATAATAGCTAATTTCTCTGTGCAAACCGTAAAGATAGGCATAGCAATTATGAGTGGCATCGGCAAAGAGACAATTGTGTTCGTTCAATATCTCTTTAATCTCTTCTTTTGCGGATAGAGGATACAGCCCAGCCACGAATCTGGAACGCTTTATTTTTATCTCACTTTCTATCTTTTTTTCAATTGTATACAGCACTTTGAACTCCCGCACTCCCGCACTTTGAACTCCCGCACTTTGAACTCCCGCACTTCATTTCACCTTCGGAATATCTTTCCAGTGGGTTGTATAGTGAGGTGAAAGTTTTGCGCGTTTCATTTTCCAGTCCTTATTTATTCCGCTGCTGGCATAAAACAGCGTATCCTGACCATAAGTTTTGTTCAGTTTATCTATTGTTTCCATCAATTTTTTGCGTTTATCATCCAGATAATTTATCTCCATAAAACTCAATGGCACATCCTTTTCGGGAATTATATCTGCCAGCATAACTCCTGCCTTTTTATATTCAAAACCCGGTAAATATAATTCCTCCAGGAGGTCAAGCGCTGTTTTAATCAATTCGGGAGTATAAGCAGTAGGTGGAAAGAGAGTTGTGGAAAGGGAATTATTATATTGCGGACCTTCTTTAAACCGATTTGTAGAAAGAAAAACCATTAGCAGTCCGGTAACGCATTTTTGTTTCCGCAATTTTTCTGCAGCTCTGGTAACATATTCAGAGACCGCCTCTTGCAATTCAATTAAAGCAGAAAC is a window encoding:
- a CDS encoding YigZ family protein; its protein translation is MLYTIEKKIESEIKIKRSRFVAGLYPLSAKEEIKEILNEHNCLFADATHNCYAYLYGLHREISYYSDAGEPSGTAGKPILNTLLRNDLTNVLAIVSRYFGGVKLGVKGLITAYSDAVEQAISQSYLIEAKQLISYSLICDYASFENLKHSFQAIGGEIEQVTWSEEISFTLSLPVEQETEFRKIMAGNKHKIRLNY
- a CDS encoding DUF4113 domain-containing protein; protein product: QLRNADDKFIEHYLTSMGLKTVLELRGYACIDLDEAPAAKKSIVTSRSFGKQVSALIELQEAVSEYVTRAAEKLRKQKCVTGLLMVFLSTNRFKEGPQYNNSLSTTLFPPTAYTPELIKTALDLLEELYLPGFEYKKAGVMLADIIPEKDVPLSFMEINYLDDKRKKLMETIDKLNKTYGQDTLFYASSGINKDWKMKRAKLSPHYTTHWKDIPKVK